One region of Roseovarius faecimaris genomic DNA includes:
- a CDS encoding ATP-dependent DNA helicase produces MSQTPVIYSHDQAEAHDRIAEMLRLSGIDLDDSLLTPPREGKSATLAVIGKAGSGKTLLLAELYRALEQAGVEIVSGDWEGRRRKDSRTLAILAPTNKAASVLRTRGVPATTIHRILYTPVYDPEYERIAEWLAGQGERPVIEGLTELALDRAHAFYQSNKSIPGALAAAGLRGSDFITGWKRREEPLDVGFVDEASMLDQKQFEDLQEIFPTLLLFGDPAQLPPVKGEGGGMVFDTLPVPAKLELSRVHRQDADNPILDLAHALADPEVDFYAFERLVEEAAGRDDRVVMAQRVEVDLMARSPVLVWRNATRIRLINAFRAVHGAPDTELLEGEPLICDGIELPLKHRKKRLDLEARGLIKGAQVIYLGPGRKPGFSRLHVMGAEDPQVSAASIVKIEKPDEEEPFIPFAARMGATFLHGAAVTIHKAQGSQWRDVQVFAPDIYAAARMGRSEAGQPLWKRLAYVAITRAEERLHWVVRNRLSKPTAPLSVEDLRAAPAPLELETET; encoded by the coding sequence ATGTCGCAGACCCCCGTCATCTACTCCCACGATCAGGCCGAGGCCCATGACCGCATCGCCGAGATGTTGCGCCTGTCGGGTATTGATCTGGATGACAGCCTGCTGACCCCACCGCGCGAGGGCAAATCGGCCACGCTGGCGGTGATCGGCAAGGCGGGATCGGGCAAGACCCTGCTTTTGGCCGAGCTTTACCGCGCGCTGGAGCAGGCGGGGGTTGAGATTGTCTCGGGCGACTGGGAGGGACGGCGGCGCAAGGACAGCCGGACACTGGCCATTCTGGCCCCCACCAACAAGGCCGCAAGCGTGCTGCGGACCCGGGGTGTGCCGGCCACCACGATTCACCGTATTCTCTATACCCCCGTCTATGACCCCGAATACGAGCGCATCGCCGAGTGGCTGGCGGGGCAAGGTGAGCGGCCCGTGATCGAAGGGTTGACGGAGCTGGCGCTGGACCGGGCGCATGCGTTTTACCAGTCCAACAAGTCGATCCCAGGCGCGCTGGCGGCGGCGGGCCTGCGCGGTTCGGACTTCATCACCGGCTGGAAACGGCGGGAAGAGCCGCTGGATGTGGGGTTTGTCGATGAGGCTTCGATGCTGGATCAGAAGCAGTTCGAGGATTTGCAGGAGATTTTTCCGACCCTGCTGCTCTTTGGCGATCCGGCGCAGCTGCCGCCGGTGAAAGGCGAAGGCGGCGGGATGGTGTTCGACACACTCCCTGTCCCCGCCAAGCTGGAGCTGAGCCGGGTACATCGGCAGGACGCGGATAACCCCATTCTGGATCTTGCCCACGCGCTGGCCGATCCGGAGGTGGATTTTTACGCCTTCGAGCGGCTGGTCGAAGAGGCGGCCGGGCGTGACGACCGCGTGGTCATGGCGCAGCGGGTGGAGGTGGACCTGATGGCGCGCTCGCCCGTGCTGGTGTGGCGCAATGCGACGCGTATCCGGCTGATCAACGCCTTTCGCGCGGTGCACGGCGCGCCCGATACGGAGCTTCTGGAAGGGGAGCCGCTGATTTGCGACGGGATCGAACTTCCACTGAAGCACCGCAAGAAACGGCTCGACCTGGAGGCGCGCGGGCTGATCAAGGGCGCGCAGGTGATCTATCTCGGCCCGGGACGCAAGCCGGGATTCAGCCGCCTGCACGTGATGGGGGCCGAAGACCCGCAGGTGAGTGCGGCGAGCATCGTGAAGATCGAGAAGCCCGATGAGGAAGAGCCGTTCATCCCCTTTGCCGCGCGCATGGGAGCGACGTTTCTGCATGGGGCGGCGGTGACGATCCACAAGGCACAGGGCAGCCAGTGGCGCGACGTGCAGGTCTTTGCGCCCGACATTTACGCCGCCGCCCGCATGGGTCGCTCGGAAGCCGGGCAACCCTTGTGGAAGAGGCTGGCCTATGTGGCCATTACCCGGGCCGAGGAACGGCTGCATTGGGTGGTCCGTAACCGGCTGTCGAAACCCACCGCCCCGCTAAGCGTGGAGGATTTGCGCGCAGCCCCTGCGCCGCTCGAACTGGAGACCGAGACATGA
- a CDS encoding tail fiber domain-containing protein produces MKTTYLLFGLLALGTAAPAWADQVFTDDVVISGPDAAPGRLCVGEDCADGETFPSGTFDGVIKMSANNNIIDFNDTSGSSFPDRDWRIQANETSGTEAFFIEDMTEGSKPFYITGSAPSNALFIAADGDIGLGTTLPGEELHVTGASPNLRLEDTSSPFYTWDVGGNQGVFFVEDVTAITFPFRIFAGAPDGSFAITSSGNVGLGLTSASTGLHVKKSDGTGAILVEESSAGTLGQLTLRNNGITFFTLEDTSIADVDNSGRKWNFQNQAGTFRVTTAPGGPGVIEMILTPAGDMTIEGALTQNSDKNKKMAIEPVDPAAILQKVAELPVSSWMYKDNADLGIRHIGPMAQDFHAAFGVGASETGISSLDTSGVALAAIQALAQEVAALETLEEQNAALLDTVAALTARIEALESN; encoded by the coding sequence ATGAAAACCACCTATTTACTTTTCGGACTTCTGGCTCTTGGGACCGCCGCACCTGCATGGGCTGATCAAGTGTTTACCGATGACGTGGTTATTTCGGGCCCGGATGCAGCCCCCGGTCGACTCTGCGTCGGAGAAGATTGCGCCGATGGCGAGACCTTTCCAAGCGGCACCTTCGACGGTGTCATCAAGATGAGCGCCAACAACAACATCATCGATTTCAACGACACGTCCGGGTCCAGCTTTCCAGACCGGGACTGGCGCATTCAGGCCAATGAAACCTCTGGGACAGAGGCGTTTTTTATCGAGGACATGACCGAAGGCAGTAAACCATTCTACATCACGGGTTCTGCACCATCGAACGCGCTTTTCATCGCGGCGGATGGCGATATCGGCCTGGGCACGACCCTGCCCGGCGAAGAGCTGCACGTGACCGGCGCCAGCCCGAACCTGAGGCTCGAAGACACGAGTTCACCCTTCTACACTTGGGATGTTGGAGGAAATCAAGGTGTTTTCTTCGTCGAGGATGTCACCGCCATTACGTTCCCCTTCCGGATTTTTGCCGGGGCGCCGGACGGCAGCTTTGCCATTACAAGTTCAGGTAATGTCGGCCTCGGACTGACAAGCGCGAGCACTGGGTTGCATGTAAAGAAATCCGACGGCACAGGCGCGATCCTCGTCGAAGAGTCCAGCGCCGGCACCCTCGGCCAGTTGACCCTGCGCAATAACGGGATCACGTTTTTCACGCTTGAGGACACGTCCATCGCTGACGTGGACAATTCGGGCCGCAAATGGAACTTCCAGAACCAGGCAGGCACGTTCCGGGTCACGACAGCCCCCGGGGGCCCCGGCGTAATCGAGATGATCCTGACCCCTGCGGGCGACATGACCATCGAAGGGGCGCTGACCCAGAACTCGGACAAGAACAAGAAAATGGCGATTGAGCCGGTGGACCCTGCCGCAATCCTTCAGAAAGTGGCCGAATTGCCCGTCTCAAGCTGGATGTACAAGGACAATGCTGACCTTGGCATCCGCCATATCGGCCCGATGGCGCAGGATTTCCACGCGGCCTTCGGGGTTGGTGCAAGTGAGACAGGGATTTCCTCGCTCGACACCTCCGGCGTGGCGCTCGCGGCCATTCAGGCGCTCGCGCAAGAGGTGGCTGCTCTGGAGACGCTTGAGGAACAGAACGCGGCGCTGCTGGACACCGTTGCGGCGCTCACCGCGCGGATCGAGGCGCTTGAAAGCAACTAA
- a CDS encoding tail fiber domain-containing protein — protein sequence MATAPFTYRVCLLFWGENQMESAYLLSGFLTLGMAVPALADQVINDDLIVRDDACFGVSCVDGESFPNYWQLKLDSVTPTLVFEDSTTSPTSLHDWQLQANSGDINGFYLHNLDTGSDPFTILGNAPSDSLFIAADGDIGLGTALPEADLHLSASVPSIIFEATNSSAKWNLNIGSFGVSFLDAANSSNEPLLIENGAPTETIVARATGDVGFGVFSPETGLHVQRNDGKGAILIEETSAGTLGQMSLRNNGITFFTLEDTSIADVDNSGRKWNFQNQAGTFRVTTAPGGPGEIEMILTPAGDMTIEGALTQNSDKNKKMAIEPVDPAAILQKVAELPVSSWMYKDNADLGIRHIGPMAQDFHAAFGVGASETGISSLDTSGVALAAIQALEAQNAALTSRVEQLTDRLVELERQLHD from the coding sequence GTGGCAACTGCGCCATTCACCTATCGTGTTTGTTTACTTTTTTGGGGAGAAAACCAAATGGAATCCGCCTATTTACTTTCCGGATTCCTGACGCTCGGCATGGCAGTGCCTGCCCTTGCCGATCAGGTGATCAATGATGACCTGATCGTTAGAGACGATGCTTGCTTCGGTGTCAGCTGCGTCGACGGTGAAAGTTTTCCCAATTATTGGCAGCTTAAGCTTGATTCAGTCACACCCACCCTGGTCTTCGAAGATTCGACCACGAGTCCTACAAGCTTGCATGACTGGCAGCTTCAGGCCAATTCGGGCGATATCAACGGGTTCTATTTGCATAACCTGGATACGGGTAGCGATCCCTTCACGATCCTTGGCAACGCGCCATCAGACTCACTTTTCATCGCGGCGGATGGCGATATCGGGCTTGGTACAGCACTGCCCGAAGCAGATCTGCATCTTTCGGCGAGTGTGCCGAGCATTATTTTTGAGGCCACCAATTCATCTGCAAAATGGAATCTGAATATCGGTAGTTTCGGTGTTTCTTTTTTGGATGCCGCCAATAGTAGCAACGAACCATTGCTCATCGAAAACGGAGCGCCAACTGAAACGATTGTTGCCCGTGCGACTGGCGATGTTGGGTTTGGCGTTTTCTCTCCAGAGACGGGGCTGCATGTGCAACGCAACGATGGCAAAGGCGCGATCCTGATCGAAGAGACCAGCGCGGGCACGCTGGGCCAGATGAGCCTTCGCAACAACGGCATCACCTTTTTCACGCTGGAGGACACGTCCATCGCTGACGTGGACAATTCGGGCCGCAAGTGGAACTTCCAGAACCAGGCCGGCACGTTCCGGGTCACGACAGCCCCCGGGGGCCCCGGCGAGATCGAGATGATCCTGACGCCCGCGGGTGACATGACCATCGAAGGGGCGCTGACCCAGAACTCGGACAAGAACAAGAAAATGGCGATCGAGCCGGTGGACCCTGCCGCCATCCTTCAGAAAGTGGCCGAATTGCCTGTCTCAAGCTGGATGTACAAGGACAATGCTGACCTCGGGATCCGCCATATCGGCCCGATGGCGCAGGATTTCCACGCGGCCTTCGGTGTGGGCGCGTCCGAGACGGGCATTTCCTCGCTCGACACCTCGGGCGTCGCACTGGCGGCCATTCAGGCGCTTGAGGCGCAGAATGCTGCTTTGACATCGCGCGTCGAACAGCTGACCGATCGTTTGGTGGAGCTGGAGCGGCAGCTTCATGACTGA
- a CDS encoding tail fiber domain-containing protein, which yields MYSHLFTVAIGLGIGFTLSSSARADQVIADDLIVSDSSIGRICVGGDCANGESFPTSIDGVIKMSANRNIIDFIDTSGSTFPDRDWRIQANENEGAEAFFIQDLTRNSTPFYIIGGAPTNAVFIAQNGNIGMGTTLPEGDLHVLGALPRFYLEATSGQKWNMNIGSFGFVLNDSASAPQNDVLLIENGTPRYALTMRSSGNVGLGTFSPSSGLHLLRDNGKGAILIEETSAGTLGQMTLRNNGITFFTLEDTSIADVDNSGRKWNFQNQNGTFRVTTAPGGPGEIEMILTPAGDMTIEGALTQNSDKHKKMAIEPVDPGEILQKVAELPVSSWMYKDNADLGIRHIGPMAQDFHAAFGVGASETGISSLDTSGVALAAIQALEAQNAALEERLAAQEARAQLQHDLIEQLLQRLADFENNGGRP from the coding sequence ATGTACTCTCATTTGTTCACCGTGGCTATCGGTCTCGGGATCGGTTTCACCCTGTCTTCTTCCGCCCGGGCTGATCAGGTGATCGCCGATGACCTGATCGTCAGCGACTCGAGCATTGGCCGCATCTGCGTCGGTGGCGATTGCGCCAATGGGGAATCATTCCCGACCTCCATCGATGGCGTTATCAAGATGAGCGCAAATAGAAACATCATCGATTTCATCGACACGTCCGGCTCCACTTTCCCGGATCGGGACTGGCGCATTCAGGCCAATGAAAACGAAGGCGCCGAGGCGTTCTTTATTCAGGACCTGACCAGGAACAGCACACCATTCTACATCATTGGCGGCGCGCCAACGAACGCAGTTTTCATCGCGCAGAATGGCAATATCGGGATGGGGACCACTCTTCCGGAAGGGGACCTGCATGTTCTCGGAGCTCTGCCGAGATTCTATCTAGAAGCCACATCTGGCCAAAAATGGAATATGAATATTGGGTCCTTTGGCTTCGTTCTGAACGACTCCGCCTCTGCCCCACAGAACGATGTGCTACTGATCGAGAACGGAACGCCCAGGTACGCGCTGACTATGCGTTCCTCCGGCAATGTCGGGCTTGGCACATTTAGCCCAAGCTCGGGATTGCATCTCCTTCGAGACAACGGGAAGGGTGCGATCCTGATCGAAGAGACCAGCGCCGGCACGCTTGGCCAGATGACCCTTCGCAACAACGGGATCACGTTTTTCACGCTAGAGGACACGTCCATCGCGGACGTGGACAACTCGGGCCGCAAGTGGAACTTCCAGAACCAGAACGGCACGTTCCGCGTCACCACCGCCCCCGGGGGCCCCGGCGAGATCGAGATGATCCTGACCCCTGCCGGTGACATGACCATCGAGGGCGCGCTGACGCAGAACTCCGACAAGCACAAGAAAATGGCGATCGAGCCGGTGGACCCCGGTGAGATCCTTCAGAAAGTGGCCGAATTGCCCGTCTCAAGCTGGATGTACAAGGACAATGCTGATCTCGGGATCCGCCATATCGGCCCGATGGCGCAGGATTTCCACGCGGCTTTCGGCGTGGGCGCGTCCGAGACGGGCATTTCCTCGCTCGACACCTCCGGCGTGGCGCTCGCGGCCATTCAGGCGCTGGAGGCGCAGAATGCGGCGCTGGAGGAACGGCTGGCGGCGCAGGAAGCGAGGGCGCAGCTTCAACACGATTTGATCGAGCAGTTGCTCCAGCGGCTGGCCGACTTTGAAAACAACGGCGGGCGCCCCTGA
- a CDS encoding acyl-homoserine-lactone synthase translates to MLRYIHARALGDFPKLQEGMFRDRADQFKTRLNWDVEVDANGQERDAYDALNPLYVLWQNRDGGHGGSMRLLPTTGSTMVADHFAHLLRGRIIEDRAIWECTRFCLSRQAEPRVAAALMLAGGEVMRHFGITHYVGVFDARMERIYRAIGSEPEIIGSEGTGLDRISVGLWSFTEEARQRVARRAGISPELSQLWVRRSLGAKAQDELLVT, encoded by the coding sequence ATGTTGCGATATATCCATGCGCGGGCGTTGGGCGACTTTCCAAAGCTGCAAGAGGGGATGTTCCGGGATCGGGCGGATCAGTTCAAGACAAGGCTGAATTGGGATGTCGAGGTGGACGCAAACGGGCAGGAGCGTGATGCCTATGACGCGCTGAACCCGCTTTACGTGCTCTGGCAGAACCGCGATGGCGGTCATGGCGGTTCGATGCGGCTGCTGCCGACCACCGGGTCGACCATGGTCGCGGATCACTTCGCGCATCTGTTGCGGGGCCGCATAATCGAGGACCGCGCGATTTGGGAATGCACACGGTTCTGCCTGTCGCGTCAGGCCGAGCCGCGCGTGGCGGCTGCGCTGATGCTGGCCGGTGGTGAAGTCATGCGGCACTTCGGCATTACGCATTATGTTGGCGTGTTCGACGCGCGTATGGAGCGCATCTATCGCGCCATCGGCTCGGAACCCGAGATCATCGGCAGCGAAGGGACCGGCCTGGACCGGATCAGCGTGGGGCTCTGGAGCTTCACCGAAGAGGCACGCCAACGGGTGGCGCGGCGCGCCGGGATATCCCCTGAGCTGTCGCAACTATGGGTCCGGCGCAGTCTGGGCGCGAAAGCGCAGGACGAATTGCTGGTGACCTGA
- a CDS encoding helix-turn-helix transcriptional regulator yields MVSVPQLRLESLLSTLENASEPADLQAVIEDLRDHYRVDHMVYHWVSSTGDQYGCGTYDPVWVQRYLEQDYLRIDPVINGCFQRFHPVDWKRLDWTSKPVIAFMKDAQVHGLGNQGYSVPVRGPNGQFALFSVNHSCDDAAWEEFIRDYRRDMILIAHDFNKKALEFEPDRTREKAKTLSPREVDALTLLAMGYSRAQVAETLSISEHTLRVYIESARNKLAASNTVHAVAKAVTRGIVRI; encoded by the coding sequence ATGGTGAGTGTGCCGCAGCTTCGGCTGGAATCTTTGCTGAGCACTCTCGAGAACGCCTCTGAACCGGCGGATCTGCAAGCTGTTATCGAAGACCTCCGCGATCATTATCGCGTCGATCACATGGTCTATCACTGGGTCAGTTCCACGGGCGATCAGTATGGCTGTGGCACCTACGACCCGGTCTGGGTCCAACGTTACCTCGAACAGGATTATCTGCGCATCGACCCGGTGATCAACGGGTGTTTCCAGCGCTTTCATCCCGTTGACTGGAAGCGGCTGGACTGGACATCAAAACCCGTCATCGCCTTCATGAAGGACGCGCAGGTCCACGGGTTGGGCAACCAGGGATATTCCGTGCCAGTGCGCGGGCCGAACGGACAATTCGCACTTTTCTCGGTCAACCATAGCTGCGACGACGCGGCCTGGGAGGAGTTTATCCGCGATTATCGCCGCGACATGATCCTCATTGCTCATGATTTCAACAAAAAGGCGCTGGAGTTCGAACCGGACCGAACCCGCGAAAAGGCCAAGACCCTGAGCCCGCGCGAAGTGGACGCGCTGACCCTGCTGGCGATGGGCTATAGCCGTGCGCAGGTTGCCGAAACGCTGTCGATTTCGGAACACACGCTGCGCGTCTATATCGAAAGTGCCCGCAACAAGCTTGCTGCCAGCAATACGGTGCATGCGGTCGCGAAGGCGGTGACGCGCGGCATCGTGCGGATATAA